A stretch of DNA from Microlunatus sp. Gsoil 973:
AGCCGGGACGGCCAGTTGCCGCGTTTCCTGGCCCACATCAATGCCAGGAACAAGGTCCCCGAGCGGGCGATCCTGCTAGTTGCCGCGATCACTCTGGTGCTCGGCCTGTTCTTCGTCGGTCAGCTCGGGCTGATCAGCAGCCTGGTCAACTTCGGTGCGCTGACCGCCTTCCTGCTGCTGCACGTCGCCGTGATCGGCTACTTCGGTGTACGGCGGCGGTCGCGGAACATCCTGCTGCACTGGGTGGCGCCGATCATCGGCTTCGCGATCATCGGCTTCGTCCTCTGGAACGCCGAACCGGCCGCCAAGATCGGCGGCATCGCCTGGCTGATCATCGGCATCGGCGTGCTGATCTACTACACCCGGCGTGGAATCGGCATCCTGCCCGAGCACCGTGCCGACAGTGACGAGCTGACCGCGGACCGGCAGGTCTGATCAGCGGGCAGCGTCGCCCATCCGGTAGTCGCGGGTCAGCTCGTCCAGCCGCGCCAGCATCCCATCGTCCAGCGTGACCTCGGCCGCGGCCAACGAGTCGGCCAACTGGTCCGGTCGGCTTGCTCCGATGATCGGCGCGGTGACCGCGGGGTTGGCCAGCACCCAGCCGACGGCCAGGGTGACCAGCGACCGGCCGGACTCGGCGGCGATGTCGCGGAGCTGCTCGACGGTGTCGAACTCCCGCTCGTGCCAGTACCGGTTCTGGTAGTTCGACGCGGCGTTGCCCAGGGTGAACCGGCCCTCCGGCGGCGGCGCGGTCCGGTCGTGCTTGCCCGACAACAGACCGCCGGCGATGGGGTTGTAGGGGATCACGCCGAGTTGCTCCTCGACGGCCAGCGGCAACAACTCGCGCTCGATCTGGCGGAACAGCAGGTTGTAGCGCGGCTGCACGGATTCGAAACGGACCAGGTCGCGGGCCTCGCTGCGCCCGATCGCCCGGGCCAGCCGGTAGGCCAGGAAGTTGGAGCAACCGACATACCGCACCTTGCCCTGCCGCACCAGGTCGTCCAGCGCCTGCAGAGTCTCGTCCAGCGGCGTCTCGGGGTCGTCGCTGTGCAATTGGTAGAGGTCGATGTAGTCGGTCTGCAGTCGACGCAGGGAATCCTCGACCGCAGCCATGATGTGTTTGCGTGAGGCACCCTGGTCCCACGGGTTGGGGCCCATCCGTCCCACGCACTTGGTGGCCACGACGAACTCGTCGCGGCGCCCCTTCAGCCAGCTGCCGACAATCTCCTCGGTGCGACCCTTGAGTTCCAACTCGCCGCCCAGCGGGTAGACATCAGCTGTGTCGAAGAAATCGATGCCGCCCTCCGCGGCGGCGTCCATGATCGCGAACGATGTCGATTCGTCGCTCTGCAGGCCGAAGGTCATCGTGCCGAGGCACAGCCGCGACACCAGCAATCCGGTTCGTCCAAGACGTAGGTGTTCCACGGCCGACGATGCTACTCACCACGCGCGAAGGAACTGCAATGGATCTGTACGCCGAGCTTGATGCGGCGAAGTCGGTTGTCGAGGTCGGCGAGGTGGTGCGCCACCTCGGCCGCAGCTGTTGCCGGGCAGACGGTGCGACCTTCGTGCTGCGTGAGAACGATCAGTGTTTCTATGCCGACGAGGATGCGATCGCCCCGTTGTGGAAGGGACAGCGGTTCCCGATCGGTAGCTGCATCTCCGGTTGGGCGATGATGCACGGGGAACCGGCAGTCGTTCCCGACATCACCACGGATGCGCGGATCCCGCAGTCGGCCTACCGGCCGACCTTCGTCAAGAGCCTGCTGATGATGCCGGTGGGCGCTCCCGACCCGTCGGCCGCGATCGGCGCCTACTGGGCGCGTCTCCACTGGCCGACCGATCAGGAGATCGGGAACCTCCGGGCGTTGGCGCAGCGGACGGCGACGGTGTTACGACGGGTGGGGTTGACAGAGGCGCCCTGGGCGCCGAACTTCCGTGGGATCGGGTAGAGCTGATCAGCCGAGGAGTCCGTGCCGCCGGGCGATCGCCACGGCTTCGGTCCGGCTCTCCGCGCCCAGCTTGGCCATGATGTTGGAGACGTGCACGCTGGCGGTCTTGGTGCTGATCACCAGCCGACGTCCGATCTCCCGGTTGCTCAGCCCGTCGGCCACAAGATCAAGCACCTCGCGCTCCCGCGTGGTCAGCGGATTGGTGTCCGCCGAGCCGGCCGGCGGACGAGGGCGGACGCCCAGCGCGGCCAATTCCTGTTGCAGCGGTCTTGCGCCCAGCCGGTGAGCGACCTGACCGGCTTCGGCGATCAACTCCTGGGCCCGACGGCGGTCGTCGGCCTCACCGCAGAGCAGCACAGCGGCCAGCCGTGCCTTGGACCGGGCGGATTCGAAGAGCTGGGGATAGGTGGCGAAGCCCAGGACCGCCGCCTCCCAGGCGGCCACCTGGTCGGCGTAGGGATCCGGACTGCCGATCGCCGCACGGAACCGGGCGTGCTCGGCATGCACCCGAGCCAGCCAGGCGTACGCCTCCGGTCCCGGCGGCCGCATCTTCTGGAAGCTTTCCATCGCCTCGGTCGCGGAGACGACCGCGTGCTCGGCACGATCGAGCAGCGGTGCGGCGTCCCGCCCGGACATCACGGCCGTGGTCAGCACAGCCAGCAGTACGCCGGACATCCGCACCTTGCCGATGAACTTCTGCCCGTAGGCCC
This window harbors:
- a CDS encoding aldo/keto reductase, which gives rise to MEHLRLGRTGLLVSRLCLGTMTFGLQSDESTSFAIMDAAAEGGIDFFDTADVYPLGGELELKGRTEEIVGSWLKGRRDEFVVATKCVGRMGPNPWDQGASRKHIMAAVEDSLRRLQTDYIDLYQLHSDDPETPLDETLQALDDLVRQGKVRYVGCSNFLAYRLARAIGRSEARDLVRFESVQPRYNLLFRQIERELLPLAVEEQLGVIPYNPIAGGLLSGKHDRTAPPPEGRFTLGNAASNYQNRYWHEREFDTVEQLRDIAAESGRSLVTLAVGWVLANPAVTAPIIGASRPDQLADSLAAAEVTLDDGMLARLDELTRDYRMGDAAR
- a CDS encoding GAF domain-containing protein; this translates as MDLYAELDAAKSVVEVGEVVRHLGRSCCRADGATFVLRENDQCFYADEDAIAPLWKGQRFPIGSCISGWAMMHGEPAVVPDITTDARIPQSAYRPTFVKSLLMMPVGAPDPSAAIGAYWARLHWPTDQEIGNLRALAQRTATVLRRVGLTEAPWAPNFRGIG